The genomic region TTTTGAAGATGAGAAAAACGATTACTCAATATGGGTTAAGGACTATCTGAAAGAGCATGGGGAGTATCTTAACCAGCACGGCCTTCAACTTGACCGATGGTAAAGATGGTTTTCTACCGGCGCCCTAGGGGCAACTATACTCGGAGCCGGCTAATGGGCAGAGTTAGCCGCCCATAAATGCAGCTGGGGTAAACATACCCCTCAGGTCCACTTTTCCTGAGGCGGCGTGTAGCTCCTGAAGCCATCGAGCAGTTCTGTCGGAGTTTTCGCCACCACGATCATGTCCAGGTACTGCTGCCTTACAAACCCGGCGGCTACCATGGTTTTCGCCATGTCCAGCAGCGAATCATAAAAACCGTCAACGTTATAAAAAGCACAAGGTTTCCGGTGGAAACCAAGCTGGCCCCAAGTCCACACCTCAAAAATTTCTTCCAGCGTGCCAACCCCACCGGGTAACGCAACAAAGCTATCAGCCAGATCGGTCATCTTCGCTTTGCGCTCGTGCATGTTTTTTACAACAAAAAGCTCGGTAAGGCCCGGGTGCGCCAGCTCCCGATTAACCAGATGCTGCGGGATAACACCATAGACCTTGCCGCCGCTGGCCAGCACCGCATCGGCGATAACACCCATCAGGCCGACATGCCCGCCGCCAAACACCAGATCTATGCCGTTACTACCGAAAAACTCGCCCAATTCTTTGGCCTTTTCAGCGTATAGCGGCTCATTACCTGAACGGGAACCACAGTAAACTGCTACTTTCATACTTTCCTGTCTCTTACTATGTGTCGAATGGGTAGATACGTGTTCCGGGTTATTGTGCAGGCTGCCTGGAGCGCGTTAGCATTATTCT from Marinobacter sp. LV10R510-11A harbors:
- a CDS encoding TIGR00730 family Rossman fold protein, coding for MKVAVYCGSRSGNEPLYAEKAKELGEFFGSNGIDLVFGGGHVGLMGVIADAVLASGGKVYGVIPQHLVNRELAHPGLTELFVVKNMHERKAKMTDLADSFVALPGGVGTLEEIFEVWTWGQLGFHRKPCAFYNVDGFYDSLLDMAKTMVAAGFVRQQYLDMIVVAKTPTELLDGFRSYTPPQEKWT